One part of the Ornithodoros turicata isolate Travis chromosome 2, ASM3712646v1, whole genome shotgun sequence genome encodes these proteins:
- the LOC135386399 gene encoding uncharacterized protein LOC135386399, whose amino-acid sequence MASCSAGVRYTDDRSTGFTPAILNLGRGAPLLEKNALGLRDGTQPLYSRYAEYLQSRLDVAARTARENFGDVVRLDQARQYSRARRNLTYSVGDLVLRRTHPLSDAWRGFAASLTDRLRRCDTGEETVPLHISDLKAFDTPTEGRPIISRLLPGPGPGFRFRSSFQLLQFASPQDAHVASTILVAAMPPPTPGRSPGASLSTARPPVPSRSEPLTHRSVATWTVVAGERPVSWASRSRWTSQPRLLRTDHPAKVPIADRPTPQRSPDSAD is encoded by the exons atggcatcctgttcag ctggcgttcgctacacggacgacagatctacaggcttcaccccggcgatcctgaacttgggacgagggGCTCCTTTACTGGAAAAGAATGccctgggcctccgggatggtacCCAGCCTCTTTATTCAAGGTACGCTGAGTACCTCCAGAGCCGACTGGACGTCGCAGCTCGAACGGCTCGGGAGAACTTCGGGGACGTCgtaaggttggaccaggctcgccagtacagcCGTGCACGACGGAATCttacctacagcgtcggtgaccttgtccttcgacggactcacccgcttagTGATGCGTGGcgcggctttgcagcttcgcTCACAGATAG gcttcgtcgctgcgacaccggcgaGGAAACTGTGCCACTACACATCTCGGATCTGAAAGCCTTCGACACCCCGACGGAGGGGAGGCCGATCATCAGCCGTCTCCTCCCAGGACCTGGACCAGGATTCCGCTTCCGGAGCAGCTTCCAGTtgctacagtttgcgtccccgcaggacGCGCACGTAGCTTCCACTATCCTAGTCG CTGCCATGCCTCCCCCAACGCCTGGACGCTCTCCAGGAGCTAGTTTGTCTACCGCCCGGCCTCCGGTTCCTAGCCGATCTGAACCACTAACTCACCGGTCAGTGGCTACATGGACCGTCGTAGCGGGAGAGAGACCTGTATCGTGGGCCTCCCGCTCTCGCTGGACCTCTCAACCCCGCCTGCTTCGCACCGACCACCCGGCGAAAGTGCCTATTGCTGACAGACCGACACCTCAAAGATCCCCCGATTCCGCTGACTGA